Proteins co-encoded in one Cucurbita pepo subsp. pepo cultivar mu-cu-16 chromosome LG15, ASM280686v2, whole genome shotgun sequence genomic window:
- the LOC111811285 gene encoding zinc finger protein-like 1 homolog produces MVVCKCRKATKSYCFVHKVPVCGECICFQEHQICVVRTYSEWVLNGDYDWPPNCCLCQATLEGVGPQTTRLGCLHVIHTDCLVSHIKSFPPSTAPAGYDCPACSISIWPPKNFKDSGSRLHGKLKEAILQTGLEKNLFGNHPVGLSTTEPHGPPPAFASDPLVSSSGNAHNNKSSLNSIANIETNTGEGFSAPTGTGSSKNDIADIVEIEVPGSEGNFVKSSSPSGPVATTRKGALNYDRQNSEISYYADDEDGNRKKYVRRGPFKHKFLRALLPFWSTALPTLPVTAPPRKDALSANDVGEGRVRHQRPSRMDPRKILLIIAIMACLATMGILYYRLVQRDIGEEFVEDEQQLQAAQ; encoded by the exons ATGGTGGTCTGCAAATGCCGCAAG GCCACGAAGTCGTATTGTTTTGTTCATAAGGTTCCCGTATGTGGAGAATGCATTTGTTTCCAAGAACACCAAATATGCGTG GTTCGTACCTATTCAGAGTGGGTATTGAATGGAGATTACGATTGGCCTCCAAATTGTTGCCTGTGTCAGGCTACGCTCGAAGGAGTTGGTCCTCAAACGACTCGATTGGGATGCTTGC ATGTTATTCATACGGATTGCTTGGTCTCACATATCAAGAGCTTTCCTCCATCCACTGCCCCTGCTGGATATGACTGTCCCGCGTGTTCCATTTCG ATATGGCCTCCGAAGAACTTTAAAGATTCAGGATCCCGCCTACACGGAAAACTAAAGGAAGCCATCTTGCAG ACTGGTCTGGAAAAGAATTTGTTTGGCAATCATCCAGTAGGATTATCAACAACAGAACCCCATGGTCCTCCCCCAGCATTTGCCTCAGATCCCTTGGTTTCCTCTTCAGGCAACGCACATAACAATAAGAGTTCATTAAATTCAATAGCAAACATCGAAACGAATACGGGTGAAGGGTTCTCCGCCCCGACTGGAACAGGATCTTCCAAAAATGACATTGCAGATATTGTAGAGATTGAAGTGCCTGGTTCAGAAGGGAATTTTGTGAAAAGCTCAAGTCCTTCAGGC CCTGTTGCTACCACAAGAAAAGGTGCACTCAATTATGACAGGcaaaattctgaaatttcgTATTATGCTGATGACGAAGATGGTAATCGTAAGAAGTATGTTCGAAGAG GTCCTTTTAAGCACAAGTTTCTTAGAGCACTACTTCCTTTCTGGTCAACTGCATTGCCAACTCTACCCGTGACTGCACCTCCTCGTAAAGACGCATTGAGCGCCAATGATGTCGGTGAAGGTCGTGTTCGGCACCAACGACCCTCTAGAATGGATCCGAGAAAAATTCTTCTTATCATAGCAATCAT GGCATGCCTGGCAACGATGGGCATTTTGTACTACAGACTTGTACAAAGAGATATCGGAGAAGAATTTGTGGAGGACGAGCAGCAACTGCAAGCAGCGcaatga
- the LOC111811299 gene encoding zinc finger protein AZF3-like, whose translation MALEALNSPTSALGHDQLLNHKPFDPSTHRSKRSKQPRFDSDDEYFAFCLLLLARGRIPDSNTDTLGGHKASHRKSDGGGGGEKVSAAITATVSNSCRTHQCSVCFKCFPTGQALGGHKRRHYDGGSGNNSNTSSFTHTHLREFDLNVPAVPEVWSRFPAGDRQQKSQSQSQSERQYFAEEEVESPHPLKKPRIPIPISGDPKSSVFCS comes from the exons ATGGCCTTGGAAGCTCTCAATTCCCCTACTTCCGCGCTCGGCCACGACCAGCTCCTCAATCATAAGCCCTTCGACCCATCAACCCATCGATCCAAGCGTTCGAAACAACCCCGGTTCGACTCCGATGACGAGTACTTTGCCTTTTGCCTTCTCCTTCTAGCTCGTGGCAGAATTCCAGATTCTAACACAGATA CGCTTGGTGGGCATAAGGCTAGCCATCGGAAATCTGAtggcggcggtggtggagaGAAAGTCTCGGCGGCGATTACTGCCACCGTGTCTAATTCTTGTAGGACCCATCAGTGTTCCGTTTGTTTTAAGTGTTTTCCCACCGGTCAGGCTCTCGGCGGCCATAAGCGACGGCACTACGACGGCGGCAGTGGTAATAATAGTAATACCTCCAGCTTCACGCATACCCATCTCCGGGAATTTGACCTTAACGTCCCTGCCGTGCCGGAGGTTTGGTCGAGATTTCCCGCCGGTGACCGGCAGcaaaaaagtcaaagtcaaagtcaaagtgAAAGACAGTACTTTGCAGAGGAAGAAGTGGAGAGCCCTCACCCGTTGAAGAAGCCGAGGATTCCGATTCCGATCTCCGGCGACCCcaaatcctctgttttttgttcttag